A stretch of the Halorussus lipolyticus genome encodes the following:
- a CDS encoding ABC transporter permease: MNDTRWFLLKRIAWTVFAAYLLLSGAFFVFAYTPDPNKTLVSFAAADPSDPQNMSEDSREAVAAYEEARNYNEPVLDRYVKWMVSYATLDWGTSWTTGQPVTEALAERIPVTLAYLVPAIVLSTLLGVGAGLVSAMKPQGVVDRLTAAFSYVGLGIPGFVLGELLLLASIFHFSWYRAYYDPRFGLWTAENLASLALPAFVVALNLLAAQARYARAESREYLPAEFVKTLRASGADARTIGRHVLRNAALPLLTVFFAELLTVLFLTVYVIEVVFEIPGVGQLAYRAIEQRDIGTILATTLLPAFVALLGNLLQDFAYTVWDPRVGD; this comes from the coding sequence GTGAACGACACTCGTTGGTTCCTACTCAAGCGAATCGCGTGGACGGTGTTCGCCGCCTACCTCCTGCTGTCTGGCGCGTTCTTCGTCTTCGCGTACACCCCCGACCCGAACAAGACGCTGGTCTCGTTCGCCGCCGCGGACCCCTCGGACCCCCAGAACATGTCCGAGGACTCCCGCGAGGCCGTCGCGGCCTACGAGGAGGCCCGCAATTATAACGAGCCAGTCCTCGACCGGTACGTCAAGTGGATGGTTAGCTACGCGACCCTCGACTGGGGGACCTCGTGGACCACGGGGCAACCGGTGACCGAGGCGCTGGCCGAGCGCATCCCGGTGACGCTGGCGTATCTGGTGCCCGCAATCGTCCTCTCGACGCTGTTGGGCGTCGGCGCGGGGTTGGTCTCGGCGATGAAACCGCAGGGCGTCGTGGACCGCCTGACCGCGGCGTTCAGTTACGTCGGTCTCGGTATTCCGGGATTCGTCCTCGGCGAACTCCTCCTGCTGGCGTCAATCTTCCACTTCTCGTGGTACCGGGCGTACTACGACCCGCGATTCGGCCTCTGGACCGCCGAGAATCTGGCCTCACTGGCGCTTCCGGCGTTCGTGGTCGCGCTGAACCTCCTCGCCGCACAGGCCCGCTACGCCCGCGCCGAGTCCCGCGAGTACCTCCCCGCCGAGTTCGTCAAGACGCTCCGGGCCAGCGGTGCCGACGCCCGGACCATCGGTCGCCACGTCCTGCGCAACGCCGCGCTCCCGCTGTTGACCGTGTTCTTCGCCGAACTGCTGACCGTCCTCTTTTTGACGGTCTACGTCATCGAAGTCGTCTTCGAGATTCCGGGCGTCGGCCAGTTGGCCTACCGCGCCATCGAACAGCGCGACATCGGGACGATTCTGGCGACGACGCTCCTGCCGGCGTTCGTGGCGCTCCTCGGTAATCTCTTGCAGGACTTCGCGTACACCGTGTGGGACCCGCGAGTCGGCGACTGA